The DNA region GCGCCGTGAAGCTGCTGGTCACGATCACGCCGGCCACCGCGGCCAGACTGCGCCGTTCCCGGTCCCGCAGACGCCTGCACACCGCCGCCGGAAGGCCCGTCTCGTCGGAGAGCGGATGGTGCACCAGGGCCAGGATCCGCAGCCGCTCCCGGTGCGCGACGACCGGCTCGGGCAGACCGCCGAGAGCCAGTCCGTCAATCAGCACCCGCGAGCCGTCGTCGAGCCCCGCCAGCACGCGAGAGAGGCTCGCGCCCGCCGCGGCGTCGGCGTCCGGGAACGCCCCCTGCAGGCCGTGCACGTCCACGCGCCAGCCGCGGCGGCGCAGCCCTTCCGCCATCCGGGCGTCGTAGATGTAGCCTCCGGTCTGCTGGTCGAGCGCCCCGGGGACGACCAGATGCAGCCGGCGTGCGCTCACGGGCGCCCCTCGTAGCGCCCCCAGGCGACGTGGGACTCGTGCAGCGTCACCGCGATGGAGGTCAAGCCGGCGGCGCCCGCGCCGAGCGCTCCCGACCGCATCGCGGCCGCGAGCCGCTCGAAGATCTCGCGGGCCAGAAACTCGGTCGTGGTGTTGCGGCCGGCGAAGGCCGGCTCGTCGTCGAGGTTGCGGTAGTTCAGATCGCTCAGGATCTCCTTCAGGACCACCCCGGCGCGGCCGATGTCGACCACCATGCCGTCGGCGTCGAGCGCCGGCCGCGCGAACGTCGCGTCGACGACGTAGGTGGCGCCGTGCAGCTTCTGCGCGGGCCCGAACGCCTCTCCGGTGAAGCTGTGGGCAATCATGAAATGGTCGCGGACGTTGAGGCTGTACACGTCGATACCGTCTCCCTGCGCGGTCCCCCGCGCTTCAAGTTCCCGAACCAGCGGTTCCGACGGGGTCGTCGTAGCGGATGCGATGGCAGAGCGCATCGCCCGGCTGCGTGGCCAGCGCGGCCAGCACCGCCGGCAGCTCGTCGAACCCGCTCTCTCCGCTCACCAGTGCATCGAGGCGCGCGTCGGCCAGCAGCGCCAGCGCCAGCTTCAGACGGCGGCCGCGAGACCAGCGCGGCGCGCGGTCCGGCGGCACGTGCCCCACCTGACTGCTGCGGATCGTGAGGCGGCGGGCATGGAACGCCTCGCCCAGCGGCAATGGAACCGGCGACGTACCGTACCAGCTCGCCTCGACGATCGTCGCCTCGCGCCCGGCCGCGGCCAGCGCCGCCCGCAACCCGTCCGGGTGCCCGCTGGCGTGGACGACCAGATCCGCCGTCGCACCCTGCGGCGGATCCGGGCGGTAGGTCAACCCGAGGGCGGCCGCGACCGCCGCGCGCGAGCGGTTGGGATCTACGACCGTGACCTGCGCACCCGGCAGGTCCCGGCACAGGGTCGCGGCGAGCAGCCCGACGACGCCGCCCCCGATCACCACGATCTCGTCGCCGGGCCCCGGCCGCGCGTCCCAGACGACGTTCACCGCGGTCTCCATGTTGGCGGCCAGCACGGCGCGGGGCGGCGGCACGCGCGCCGGCACCGCGTGGACCGCAGCGGCGGGAACGCAGTAGCGGTCCTGGTGCGGATACAGACAGAAGACCATTCGGCCCCGCAAGCGATCGGGCCCCTCCTCCACGATCCCGACGCTGCCGTAGCCGTACTTGACCGGCGCCGGGAAGTCGCCCTCCTGGAACGGCGCCCGCATCGCGGCATGTTGCGACGGCGGCACCGCCCCCCGAAACACCAGCGCCTCGGTACCGCGGCTGATGCCGCTGTAGCGGGTGCGGATCAGTACCTCGCCGGCTTGCCTCGGCGGAAGCTCGGCGGACACAATCTCTCCGTGGCCCGGCGTGCGAATCCAGAACGAGCGAGCGGTCGGCATGGCCGGCATGAGCAGGTCGCGAGTACCGTCCAGAGACCTTATCGCACAAGCGTCATGCCGCGGAGTGGTACGCGGGCGGCCCCGACGAGTCGCTCTACCCAACCGCGCCGCGCCCTGACGGACCTCGGCCTCGGCCTGCTCCCGCTGGCCGCGTGCGCGCTCACCACCTCGCGGCTGCTCAGCCTCTCTCCACAGTACTTCTTCGACGTGGCGGGGATCTACGCCCTGTTGGCGGCTCTCATCGTGCGCTTCATGCCCCGGGATCTTCCTCCGCCCGGGCTGGGGGCGGCCAACCAGATCACCCTGGTCCGGGCCACGCTGGTGATCCCGACGGCGGCCCTGGTCCTGCAGCCTGCCCCGTTCGAGACGATGGCTCTCTGGTGGATCGCCGGCGTCGCGGCGGTCGCGATCGCGCTCGACGGCCTCGACGGCCTCGTGGCGCGGCGCAGCGGGCAGGAGACCGGGTTCGGGGCGCGCTTCGACATGGAGCTCGATTCCTTCCTGATGCTCGCGCTCTCCGCGCTCGTCTGGCGCACCGGCCGCGCCGACGCCTGGGTCCTGCTGGTCGGCGCGCCCCGCTACCTGTTCGTGGCCGCCGGCTGGATCTGGTCCGCCCTGACCGCCGAGCTGCCGCCCAGCTTCCGCCGCAAGACGGTCTGCGTCGTCCAGGGCGTCGCACTGATCGCCTGCCTCCTGCCCGTCATGCCCGTCGAGCACGCGCCCCCCGTGGCCGCGGGCGCCCTGGCCCTGCTGGCATGGTCCTTCGGCATCGACATCATCTGGCTGATCGTGCACGCGCCGGGCCGCGTCCGGCCCCGGCGCGCGTAGGAGCTCCCATGCGAGGACTGCCCGGCGCCGTCATCGTCCTGGCCGCCCTGTCCGCGGCCGGCTGCCTCGGTGACTCCCGATCGGACACCCCGCGCCCGTCGGTGGAGGAGCTGATCGAGAGAGCCGCAGAAGGCGATGCGCAAGCGCTCTTCGAGCTCGGCAACCGCCACGCGGACGGCGACGGGGTAGCCCGCGACAACGTGCTCGCCTACATGTGGTTCGGCCTCGCGGCCGAGCGCTTGACCACCGAGGAGGGATACGAGGCCAGACGGATGCAACTGCGGCTCGACCCCGACATGTTCCGGCATCAGATCACGGAAGCCGAACGGCTGGCCCGCATCTGGAAAGCCCGTCAGGCCGCGCGCGAGCGCGATGTCGAGCGTCGCTGATACCCGGCCCCCGATACCCCGGACATCGGCGCGCCGCGTCACCGGGGCGGGGCTTCGCCGTCCGGTTCACCCTCCGCGGCGGGCCGCAACTCGTCCATTGCGAGCCGGCCGTCGCCGTCGGCGTCCAGCGAGCGTAGCGACTGCGCGGCCGAGGCGATCTCCGACGCGGAAACCGCACCGTCGCCGTCGGCGTCGAGCGCCGCCATGAGCGGGATGCGGGGCGGCTCGGGCCCGCCATCCGCTTCCACCGCCTCCTCCCCCTCGGGACTTCCGGTCTCCGCCGGTTCCGGCTCGGGGGGAGGCTCGGCCTCGACGGTCAGCAGCGCCAGGATCTCCGCTTCGGAGGCCGCCCCGTCGCCGTCCGAGTCGGCGCGGGTCAGGAGGCTCCGGAACTGCGATGCCAGCTCCGTGCGCTCCAGCAGGCCGTCCTCGTCCGCATCGAACGTCATGAACGCAGCCGTCGCCTCCGGCGGGGTCCGCGCCGGCCCCCCGATCGGACCGCCGCGCCGCGGACGCAGCTCGTCCGCCGACAGGTTGCCGTCGCCATCCTCGTCGAGCGTGGCCAGCGATTCGGCCGCCGCGTCCATCTCGGCGGCCGAGATATCGTCGTCGTCGTCCGTGTCCAGGGCGCCGAAGGCGGGCAGCCTGCGCAGGGCGCGATCGTCATCCTCTGCCTGGCCGGCCCCCGACTCCTGTTCCTGAACCGCGGCGACACCCATCGCGGCGAGCGCGATCGTCACCGCCAGCACGACGGCCGCGCCGCGCTCCAGCCCACCTGATTGCATCGTCGACTCCAGTCAGCGGTTCCCGTGCACCCTGATCAGCCGTCGCGCGACGTCTGCGGCCGGCCGAGACCCCAGCCGAGCGAACCGTCGTCCAGCTCCTCCACCGTCTGCCCGAGCACGATGTCGAAGTGGGCGGTCAGCTCGCCGATCCGCGATCCGGGCAGCGGCTCGAAGTCGACGAGGATCGTCTCCTTCGCCACCGGATCCTGAATCCGCGCGGTGAGCCGGTCCTTCGCATTGTCCGGGTGGCCGTTGATCAGCATCTGCGACGTGAAGATCCGCTGCCCGTGCCGGCTGACGGCGAAGTGTATGTGCGGGGTGCGGAAAATATCGCCGATGATGTACGGGACCGGCTTGATGGTGCGAAAGTAGTACTCGCCCTGCACGTTCGTGAGAAAGCGGCCGTAGCCCTGGAAGTTCGAATCGGGCGGCACCTCCTCGTTGACTCCGTCCTGGTGCCGGTACGACTTGTTCGTGTCGCACTGCCAGATCTCGACGAACGCGTTGCGCAAGGGCGTGCCGGCGCGGGTCGTGACCGTGCCGTGGAGATGAGTGACCTCGCCGACCGCCGGCGTGATCGAGTCGTTGACGATCAGCAGATCGTTGTCGGTGTCCAGGGGCATCTCGTCCGGATAGAACGGCCCTTCGAGCGAGCGGCTGCTCGGCGTCGCGA from Acidobacteriota bacterium includes:
- a CDS encoding CDP-alcohol phosphatidyltransferase family protein; this encodes MPRSGTRAAPTSRSTQPRRALTDLGLGLLPLAACALTTSRLLSLSPQYFFDVAGIYALLAALIVRFMPRDLPPPGLGAANQITLVRATLVIPTAALVLQPAPFETMALWWIAGVAAVAIALDGLDGLVARRSGQETGFGARFDMELDSFLMLALSALVWRTGRADAWVLLVGAPRYLFVAAGWIWSALTAELPPSFRRKTVCVVQGVALIACLLPVMPVEHAPPVAAGALALLAWSFGIDIIWLIVHAPGRVRPRRA
- a CDS encoding intradiol ring-cleavage dioxygenase, translated to MTQPFRPRPRGDSRLDARLPRRVFLERTLRAGTLGVAALWTPGVLAEELIATPSSRSLEGPFYPDEMPLDTDNDLLIVNDSITPAVGEVTHLHGTVTTRAGTPLRNAFVEIWQCDTNKSYRHQDGVNEEVPPDSNFQGYGRFLTNVQGEYYFRTIKPVPYIIGDIFRTPHIHFAVSRHGQRIFTSQMLINGHPDNAKDRLTARIQDPVAKETILVDFEPLPGSRIGELTAHFDIVLGQTVEELDDGSLGWGLGRPQTSRDG
- a CDS encoding 6-carboxytetrahydropterin synthase, which produces MYSLNVRDHFMIAHSFTGEAFGPAQKLHGATYVVDATFARPALDADGMVVDIGRAGVVLKEILSDLNYRNLDDEPAFAGRNTTTEFLAREIFERLAAAMRSGALGAGAAGLTSIAVTLHESHVAWGRYEGRP
- a CDS encoding zinc-binding alcohol dehydrogenase encodes the protein MPTARSFWIRTPGHGEIVSAELPPRQAGEVLIRTRYSGISRGTEALVFRGAVPPSQHAAMRAPFQEGDFPAPVKYGYGSVGIVEEGPDRLRGRMVFCLYPHQDRYCVPAAAVHAVPARVPPPRAVLAANMETAVNVVWDARPGPGDEIVVIGGGVVGLLAATLCRDLPGAQVTVVDPNRSRAAVAAALGLTYRPDPPQGATADLVVHASGHPDGLRAALAAAGREATIVEASWYGTSPVPLPLGEAFHARRLTIRSSQVGHVPPDRAPRWSRGRRLKLALALLADARLDALVSGESGFDELPAVLAALATQPGDALCHRIRYDDPVGTAGSGT